A section of the Leptotrichia buccalis C-1013-b genome encodes:
- a CDS encoding type II toxin-antitoxin system RelE family toxin: MQTSYKVLYTSEVKKFIKKNKVIGLKFFEAFTELSKNSNLRASSFDIVVMQGYKNVYRLRIGQYRAIFTVAKEIKILKVMKIDSRGDVYR; the protein is encoded by the coding sequence TTGCAGACATCTTATAAAGTTCTTTATACCTCAGAGGTTAAAAAATTCATAAAAAAGAATAAAGTTATAGGCTTAAAATTTTTTGAAGCTTTTACAGAGCTATCTAAAAATTCTAATTTAAGAGCTTCGTCTTTTGATATTGTGGTTATGCAAGGATACAAAAACGTATACAGACTTAGAATAGGGCAATATAGAGCTATTTTTACAGTAGCAAAGGAAATTAAAATTTTAAAAGTTATGAAAATAGACAGCAGAGGAGATGTTTACAGATAA
- the aroQ gene encoding type II 3-dehydroquinate dehydratase: MKKIMIINGPNLNFLGIREKGIYGNDDYESICSYIKGKFSDKDVRIDILQSNSEGKLIDFLQSAYFRNFDGVVINPGAYTHYSYALFDAIKSISIPTVEVHLSNIHEREEFRKISVTAPACIAQIYGKGKDGYIEAIELLLKR; encoded by the coding sequence ATGAAAAAAATAATGATTATAAATGGTCCTAATCTGAACTTTTTAGGAATCAGGGAAAAAGGAATCTACGGAAATGATGATTATGAGAGCATTTGCAGCTATATAAAAGGAAAATTTTCAGATAAAGATGTAAGAATAGATATTTTGCAGTCAAATTCGGAGGGAAAACTTATTGATTTTTTACAGTCAGCATATTTTAGAAACTTTGATGGAGTCGTAATAAATCCCGGAGCTTACACTCATTATAGTTATGCGCTTTTTGATGCGATAAAGTCAATATCGATTCCAACTGTGGAAGTGCATTTGAGCAATATTCACGAAAGGGAAGAATTTAGGAAAATATCGGTTACAGCACCTGCCTGTATTGCCCAAATTTATGGAAAAGGGAAAGATGGATACATAGAAGCTATTGAGCTTCTTTTAAAAAGATAA
- a CDS encoding pseudouridine synthase, with amino-acid sequence MRLDKFLANSGIGTRKEVKEILKNKKVSVNNVFVKDGKIHVDEEKDIVKYENKIINYKPFVYIMMNKPAGVISATEDSHHKTVIDLLNDEYRTYDIFPVGRLDIDTEGLILLTNDGILSHNLLSPKKHVDKKYYVKITKSLSEDDIKTLENGIKLEENFITKNAKVEIICNNSEKESEDFDFGENENNKNENSVYITISEGKFHQVKRMFKAVGNEVLYLKRVKMGNLLLDENLELGGYRELTQKELNGLRN; translated from the coding sequence ATGAGATTAGATAAATTTTTGGCAAATTCGGGAATTGGAACGAGAAAAGAAGTTAAGGAAATTTTGAAAAATAAGAAAGTAAGCGTAAATAATGTTTTTGTAAAAGATGGGAAAATTCACGTTGATGAAGAAAAAGATATTGTAAAATATGAAAATAAAATTATAAATTACAAACCATTTGTCTACATTATGATGAATAAACCCGCTGGAGTGATTTCTGCAACGGAGGACAGTCACCATAAAACGGTTATTGACTTGTTAAATGATGAATATAGAACTTACGATATTTTTCCAGTCGGACGGCTGGACATTGACACAGAAGGCTTGATTTTGCTTACAAATGACGGAATTTTATCGCATAATTTACTTTCTCCGAAAAAGCACGTGGATAAAAAATATTATGTGAAAATTACGAAATCTCTTAGTGAAGATGATATAAAAACATTGGAAAATGGAATAAAACTGGAAGAAAATTTTATTACAAAAAATGCAAAAGTTGAAATTATCTGTAATAATTCTGAAAAGGAAAGTGAAGATTTTGATTTTGGTGAAAATGAAAATAACAAAAATGAAAATTCGGTGTATATAACGATTTCAGAAGGGAAGTTTCATCAGGTAAAGCGGATGTTTAAAGCTGTGGGAAATGAAGTTCTTTATTTGAAACGGGTGAAAATGGGTAATCTTTTGCTGGATGAAAATTTGGAACTTGGAGGATATCGGGAATTGACACAAAAAGAATTAAATGGCTTGAGAAATTAA
- a CDS encoding chorismate mutase gives MDINKNLDLGKIREKIDKLDSQLVELLEERLHIVQEVAQFKKQTGKKIFDEEREKEVIRKNLERVKNKELNHYIELILKDIMDSSKEYQKFKIGVSTKYVNDLELENRRLGYTGVPGSYAYEVLMNLLKNNKNSNVQNIDQNKNIFHFNSHKDLVEAVHTNQIDIAILPIENSIVGEVRDSIDLINTKSIHIIGEVRHKISHNLLGLKGSKIEDIKNVYSHEQAFMQCSEFLSKYEWQLNRMTNTAIGGKYIATKGENKNACIANMKTKEVYDLEVLKKNINNEEENYTRFFVISNENIVIDGSDKISIITSANNESGALIELLQIFYEYGLNMVNLKSRPRVNKPWEYYFYIDFEGNMADEKVQMALEKIREKSNYLQILGNYKLYNLKI, from the coding sequence ATGGATATAAATAAAAATTTGGATTTAGGAAAAATTCGGGAAAAAATAGACAAACTGGATAGCCAGCTGGTAGAACTGCTTGAAGAAAGACTGCATATTGTGCAGGAAGTGGCACAGTTTAAGAAGCAGACTGGGAAAAAGATTTTTGATGAGGAGCGGGAAAAGGAAGTTATTAGAAAAAATCTGGAAAGAGTAAAAAATAAGGAACTGAACCATTATATTGAGTTAATTTTAAAGGATATTATGGATTCGAGCAAGGAGTATCAGAAATTTAAAATAGGAGTTTCAACTAAATATGTGAATGATTTGGAGCTAGAAAATAGAAGGCTGGGATATACTGGGGTACCAGGTTCCTATGCTTATGAAGTGCTTATGAACTTGCTTAAAAATAATAAAAATTCAAATGTTCAGAATATTGATCAAAATAAAAATATTTTTCATTTTAATTCGCATAAAGATTTGGTGGAAGCCGTGCATACTAATCAGATTGATATTGCAATATTGCCGATAGAAAATTCTATTGTGGGAGAAGTGCGGGACAGCATTGATTTAATTAATACCAAAAGTATTCATATTATAGGAGAAGTTAGGCACAAAATCTCGCATAATCTTCTTGGATTAAAAGGAAGTAAAATTGAAGATATAAAAAATGTTTATTCACACGAACAGGCATTTATGCAATGCTCTGAATTTTTGTCAAAATATGAATGGCAATTAAACCGTATGACAAATACTGCAATCGGTGGAAAATATATTGCGACAAAAGGTGAAAATAAAAATGCCTGCATTGCGAATATGAAAACAAAAGAAGTCTATGATTTGGAAGTGCTCAAAAAAAATATTAATAATGAAGAAGAAAATTATACGAGATTTTTTGTTATTTCAAATGAGAATATTGTAATTGATGGAAGTGATAAAATTAGCATTATAACAAGTGCAAATAATGAATCTGGAGCTTTAATAGAGCTGTTGCAGATTTTTTACGAATACGGGCTGAATATGGTGAACTTGAAATCACGTCCACGAGTGAATAAGCCTTGGGAATATTATTTTTACATTGACTTTGAAGGAAATATGGCTGACGAAAAAGTGCAGATGGCACTTGAAAAAATAAGGGAAAAATCAAATTATTTACAGATTTTAGGAAATTATAAACTGTATAATCTGAAAATATAG
- the aroE gene encoding shikimate dehydrogenase — MEKYGLLGEKLGHSYSKEIHEIFFELTGKKASYEMIERETEQLEELMNEIKNGKFNGINVTIPYKLEVIKYLDEVSEIAKKIGAVNTITLKDGKLIGDNSDYFGFLKTLELNDIDVNDKKVLVLGTGGASKAIYNALIDNGAKNIYLATIIENDPFKVRTQDRLIHYSAIGGLRDIELIVNCTPVGMYPAIDNCPLERKNFIDTNAVVDIVYNPEETVLMTKYKLKGVKVTNGLIMLISQAIKSEEIWHDEEYGTEILEEIHKRLSEKLYK, encoded by the coding sequence ATGGAAAAATATGGATTGTTAGGGGAAAAATTGGGACATAGCTATTCAAAGGAGATTCATGAGATTTTTTTTGAGCTGACTGGGAAAAAAGCTAGCTACGAGATGATTGAAAGGGAAACTGAGCAGCTTGAGGAATTAATGAACGAGATAAAAAATGGGAAATTTAATGGGATAAATGTTACTATTCCTTATAAATTGGAAGTTATAAAATATTTGGATGAAGTTTCGGAAATTGCTAAAAAAATTGGAGCAGTGAATACGATAACGTTAAAAGATGGGAAATTAATTGGAGATAATTCGGATTATTTTGGATTTTTGAAAACATTGGAACTAAATGATATTGATGTAAATGATAAAAAAGTACTCGTGCTGGGAACTGGAGGGGCTTCAAAGGCGATTTATAATGCATTGATTGATAATGGGGCGAAAAATATTTATCTTGCGACAATTATTGAAAATGATCCGTTTAAGGTGAGAACACAGGACAGATTGATTCATTATTCGGCAATTGGAGGGCTTAGAGATATTGAGCTGATTGTAAACTGTACGCCAGTTGGGATGTACCCAGCTATTGATAATTGTCCGCTTGAGAGAAAGAATTTTATTGACACGAATGCAGTAGTTGATATTGTATATAATCCTGAAGAAACGGTTCTTATGACAAAATATAAATTAAAAGGAGTAAAAGTAACAAATGGACTTATAATGCTTATTTCACAGGCAATAAAGTCTGAAGAAATTTGGCATGATGAAGAATATGGTACAGAAATTCTGGAAGAAATACATAAAAGATTATCAGAAAAATTGTATAAATAA
- a CDS encoding DUF4250 domain-containing protein, producing the protein MINFETKDIMLLYSLINMKLRDEFLDLDDLTNYYGVNKNELLSKFAEAGYEYVESENQFKRV; encoded by the coding sequence ATGATAAATTTTGAAACAAAAGATATTATGCTGCTTTATAGTCTTATAAATATGAAATTACGTGATGAATTTCTAGATTTGGATGATTTGACAAATTATTATGGTGTCAATAAAAATGAACTTTTAAGTAAATTTGCTGAAGCTGGGTATGAGTATGTGGAAAGTGAAAATCAGTTTAAAAGAGTGTAA
- the pyrH gene encoding UMP kinase, with protein MEAPIMLKYKRILLKLSGEALAGNKEFGFSNEVLESFAKQIKDVHEKGVEIAIVIGGGNIFRGISGMEKGFDRVTGDTMGMLATIMNGLALQNSIENLGVPTRVMTALQMPQVAELYIRRKAIRHLEKGRVVIFAGGTSNPYFTTDSSGALRAVEIQADVLAKGTKVDGIYDKDPMKFDDAVRYDTVTFDEAISKNLGVMDTAALSLCRENEMPIVVFNALEEGNILKMAQGDNIGTTVKKNN; from the coding sequence ATGGAGGCTCCTATAATGCTTAAATATAAAAGAATATTATTAAAACTAAGTGGAGAGGCACTTGCTGGAAATAAGGAATTTGGTTTTTCAAATGAAGTGCTGGAAAGTTTTGCAAAACAGATAAAGGATGTACATGAAAAAGGTGTAGAAATAGCCATTGTTATCGGTGGTGGAAATATTTTTCGTGGGATAAGCGGAATGGAAAAAGGTTTTGACAGAGTAACTGGAGATACTATGGGAATGCTTGCAACAATCATGAATGGGCTTGCATTGCAAAATTCAATTGAAAATCTGGGAGTACCTACACGTGTTATGACAGCGCTTCAAATGCCGCAAGTTGCTGAGCTTTATATTAGACGTAAAGCGATAAGACACTTGGAAAAAGGAAGAGTTGTAATTTTTGCAGGTGGGACAAGTAATCCATATTTTACAACTGATTCTTCAGGAGCATTGAGAGCTGTGGAAATTCAGGCGGATGTGCTTGCAAAAGGGACAAAAGTTGATGGAATTTACGATAAGGATCCGATGAAATTTGATGATGCTGTAAGATATGACACAGTAACTTTTGATGAAGCTATTTCAAAAAATCTGGGAGTAATGGATACGGCGGCACTTTCACTATGCAGGGAAAATGAAATGCCAATTGTGGTATTCAATGCTTTGGAAGAAGGAAATATACTGAAAATGGCTCAAGGCGATAATATAGGAACAACTGTAAAAAAAAATAATTGA
- a CDS encoding HAD family hydrolase, producing the protein MEKSIAKKNIIVYDFDRTIYGGETGINFSTFYLKKYPLKSILFLIKYSKDLLFYLLKIINLTTLKERYFEFLETHSKEEIEKLVADFWETKKNKIYSWTKDELKKNKKECEMVIVSSASPLFLIEKFLLSLGYDKVFGTNFVNDNKETFIAKIDGENNKGDEKVKKLNEWAKQNDFEYEITEFYSDSLADKPLYDISKKTYWIKNGVKLDGMPPRKTLFDKLFWK; encoded by the coding sequence ATGGAAAAAAGTATTGCAAAAAAAAATATTATAGTTTATGACTTTGACAGGACAATTTACGGTGGAGAAACTGGTATTAATTTTTCCACATTTTATTTAAAAAAATATCCGTTAAAATCTATTTTATTTTTAATAAAATATTCAAAGGATTTGCTTTTTTATTTACTGAAAATAATAAATTTGACTACTTTAAAGGAAAGATACTTTGAATTTTTGGAAACTCATTCAAAAGAAGAAATTGAAAAATTAGTTGCAGATTTTTGGGAAACTAAAAAGAATAAAATTTATTCGTGGACAAAGGACGAACTGAAAAAAAACAAGAAAGAATGCGAAATGGTTATCGTGTCTTCTGCGAGCCCACTATTTCTAATAGAAAAATTTTTATTGTCACTTGGCTATGATAAAGTTTTTGGAACAAATTTTGTAAACGATAACAAGGAAACTTTCATTGCTAAAATTGATGGAGAAAATAATAAAGGCGATGAAAAAGTAAAGAAATTGAACGAATGGGCAAAACAAAATGATTTTGAGTACGAGATTACAGAATTTTATTCTGATAGCTTGGCAGACAAGCCACTTTATGATATTTCCAAAAAAACATACTGGATTAAGAATGGAGTTAAACTTGATGGAATGCCACCTAGAAAGACTTTATTTGACAAACTGTTTTGGAAATAG
- a CDS encoding HAD family hydrolase produces the protein MGKKFFDEIELFLFDMDGLLFDTETIYVEYGREVAKGKGYTITKEIIEKTTGLTDERARIIYKEELGQEFPYDEMMGTVKAHIFEKALKGEVPLKSGAEEILKFLKSNNKQMVLATSSDLRMANALTEGKDVKKYFSHFITAEDVTHGKPDPEVFLKGAEKAGVSPEKTVVFEDSFNGVRAAHAAGTFPIMVPDKLTPTEEIMKLVYKKFDNLLEVLDYFEGK, from the coding sequence ATGGGGAAAAAATTTTTTGATGAAATTGAATTGTTTTTGTTTGATATGGATGGATTATTGTTTGATACTGAAACAATTTATGTGGAATATGGACGTGAAGTGGCTAAAGGAAAGGGATATACAATTACAAAGGAAATTATAGAAAAAACTACAGGTCTTACAGATGAACGCGCAAGAATAATTTATAAAGAAGAATTGGGACAAGAATTTCCATATGATGAAATGATGGGGACAGTTAAGGCTCATATTTTTGAGAAAGCTTTAAAAGGTGAAGTTCCATTAAAATCAGGTGCAGAAGAAATATTGAAATTTTTAAAAAGTAATAATAAACAGATGGTATTAGCTACTTCTTCGGATTTACGTATGGCAAATGCATTAACTGAAGGAAAAGATGTAAAAAAATATTTTTCCCATTTTATTACAGCAGAAGATGTAACTCACGGAAAGCCAGATCCTGAGGTTTTTTTGAAAGGAGCAGAAAAAGCTGGAGTATCTCCTGAAAAAACAGTAGTTTTTGAAGATTCGTTCAATGGAGTAAGGGCAGCGCATGCAGCTGGGACATTTCCGATTATGGTGCCAGATAAATTAACTCCAACAGAGGAAATTATGAAGTTGGTTTATAAAAAATTTGACAATTTATTGGAAGTACTTGATTATTTTGAGGGAAAATAA
- a CDS encoding HutP family protein, with protein MEENNKSVEICRIALKMSISSRDEERKLMQDYRKVGIKTAAVNVGGAMPQSRFKFIESALMAAKRNNLIQDVHAHDGAVIGAMREAMSQIEAIINGLSVGGKIGLAREGEHLAVAIFLSVGILQFNEVITSVAHRSVSILENEK; from the coding sequence ATGGAAGAAAATAATAAAAGTGTGGAAATATGCAGAATAGCATTAAAAATGTCAATTTCTTCACGTGATGAAGAAAGAAAATTGATGCAGGATTATAGAAAAGTTGGTATAAAAACTGCTGCAGTGAATGTCGGTGGTGCAATGCCCCAATCCCGTTTTAAATTTATAGAAAGTGCATTAATGGCGGCAAAGAGAAATAATCTGATTCAGGATGTACATGCTCACGATGGTGCTGTAATCGGTGCGATGCGGGAAGCAATGAGTCAAATTGAAGCGATTATAAACGGACTTAGTGTTGGTGGAAAAATAGGGCTAGCAAGGGAAGGGGAACATTTGGCTGTGGCGATATTTCTTAGTGTGGGAATATTGCAGTTTAATGAAGTGATAACTTCGGTTGCACATCGGTCTGTTTCGATACTTGAGAATGAAAAATAA
- the fni gene encoding type 2 isopentenyl-diphosphate Delta-isomerase yields the protein MKNRKDDHIKYALEHESEYNSFDDVELIHSSIPKYNLDEIDLSTHFASHDFEFPFFINAITGGSENAKKINQKLAKVANECNLLFVTGSYSAALKNSNDDSFKIVKKENPDLQLATNIGIDKNYTAGIAAIKALNPLFLQVHVNLMQELIMPEGSRNFNEWENNLKEFVENINIPIILKEVGFGMTEDTIKQGIKLGIKTFDISGRGGTSFAFIENMRRENSLDYLNNWGQTTVSCLLNLKNYTDKVEIIASGGVKNPLDMIKCLVLGAKAVGISRTILELVVKYDVEKVIKIVESWKNECKMIMCALNAKNIQELRNVKYVLYGKTLEFSMQKI from the coding sequence ATGAAAAATAGAAAAGATGATCATATCAAGTATGCATTGGAACACGAAAGTGAATATAATAGCTTTGACGATGTTGAACTTATTCACAGTTCCATTCCAAAATATAATCTGGATGAAATTGATTTATCAACTCATTTTGCAAGCCATGATTTTGAATTTCCATTTTTTATTAATGCAATTACAGGCGGAAGTGAAAATGCGAAAAAGATTAATCAAAAATTGGCAAAAGTTGCAAATGAATGTAATTTGCTGTTTGTAACAGGCTCATATAGTGCCGCTCTAAAAAATTCTAATGATGATTCATTTAAGATTGTAAAAAAGGAAAATCCAGATTTACAGCTTGCTACAAATATTGGAATTGATAAAAATTATACAGCTGGAATTGCCGCTATAAAGGCTCTAAATCCATTATTTTTACAAGTTCACGTAAATCTAATGCAGGAATTAATTATGCCAGAAGGCAGCCGAAACTTTAACGAATGGGAAAATAATTTAAAAGAATTTGTCGAAAATATAAATATTCCAATTATTTTAAAAGAAGTTGGATTTGGTATGACCGAAGATACCATAAAACAGGGAATTAAACTGGGAATAAAAACTTTTGATATAAGCGGACGTGGTGGTACAAGTTTTGCCTTTATTGAAAATATGCGACGTGAAAATAGCCTTGATTATCTAAATAACTGGGGACAAACAACTGTTTCCTGCCTTTTAAACTTAAAAAATTATACTGACAAAGTGGAAATTATCGCAAGTGGCGGTGTAAAAAATCCGCTTGATATGATAAAATGCTTAGTCTTGGGTGCAAAAGCCGTTGGAATTTCCAGAACGATTTTAGAATTGGTTGTAAAATATGATGTTGAAAAAGTAATCAAAATTGTGGAAAGCTGGAAAAATGAATGCAAAATGATAATGTGTGCCTTGAATGCAAAAAACATTCAAGAATTACGAAATGTAAAATATGTTTTGTACGGAAAAACATTAGAATTTTCTATGCAAAAAATTTAA
- the frr gene encoding ribosome recycling factor has product MLDAILKEVEEKMQKSVENTKTKFSHVRAGRASVSMLDGVTVEAYGSPTPLNQVGTVSAPEARLLVIDPWDKSLIPAIEKTILQANLGFNPSNDGKIIRLVVPELTEDRRKEYVKMVKKEAEEGKVAIRNVRKEVNNKLRKLEKNSEITEDELKSSEEKVQKSTDKFIAQVDEALNKKEKELLTV; this is encoded by the coding sequence ATGTTAGACGCAATTTTAAAAGAAGTTGAAGAAAAAATGCAAAAATCTGTAGAAAATACAAAAACAAAATTTTCTCATGTAAGAGCTGGTCGTGCGAGCGTTTCTATGCTTGATGGAGTAACTGTAGAAGCCTATGGTTCACCAACTCCGCTTAACCAAGTTGGAACAGTTTCAGCTCCAGAAGCTAGATTATTAGTAATTGATCCTTGGGACAAATCATTAATTCCAGCAATTGAAAAAACTATTTTACAGGCAAACTTAGGATTTAATCCGTCAAATGATGGAAAAATTATCAGACTTGTAGTACCAGAACTTACAGAAGACCGTAGAAAAGAATATGTAAAAATGGTAAAAAAAGAAGCTGAAGAAGGAAAAGTTGCAATTAGAAACGTAAGAAAAGAAGTAAACAACAAATTAAGAAAACTTGAAAAAAATAGCGAAATTACAGAAGATGAATTGAAATCAAGTGAAGAAAAAGTACAAAAATCAACAGATAAATTTATCGCACAAGTTGATGAGGCTTTGAATAAGAAAGAAAAAGAATTGTTGACAGTTTAA
- a CDS encoding shikimate kinase: MKNIVLIGMPACGKSTIGYWLSKKINYPILDADKYLEEKENRVISDIFSNEGEEYFRELETKYLKELSEKNGIIISTGGGAVKKKENIDILKKNGIVVFLNREIADIYKENHEKRPLLKNINNIQKLYDERIDLYRKYADIIVKNNDDMDIIVDRIVTALKGKL, from the coding sequence ATGAAAAATATTGTATTAATTGGAATGCCTGCCTGCGGGAAAAGTACAATCGGGTATTGGCTGTCCAAAAAAATTAATTATCCTATTCTAGATGCAGATAAATATTTGGAAGAAAAGGAAAACAGAGTTATTTCTGATATTTTTTCAAACGAGGGAGAAGAATATTTTAGAGAGCTTGAAACAAAATATCTGAAGGAGTTGTCTGAAAAAAATGGAATTATTATTTCGACAGGCGGTGGAGCTGTTAAAAAGAAGGAAAATATTGATATTTTGAAAAAAAATGGAATTGTAGTATTTTTAAACAGGGAAATTGCTGATATTTATAAAGAAAATCATGAGAAACGCCCACTTTTGAAAAATATTAACAACATTCAGAAATTGTATGATGAAAGAATAGATTTGTACAGAAAGTATGCGGATATTATTGTGAAAAATAATGATGATATGGATATAATTGTAGATAGGATAGTTACGGCTTTGAAGGGGAAACTTTAG
- a CDS encoding RNA-guided endonuclease TnpB family protein has protein sequence MKYNLAFKYRIYPNKDQELLINKTFGCVRFVYNTILYTANKIYEETGKNKIITPASLKSGNQFLKEVDSLALSNAQLNVRRSFTNFFQKRAKFPKFKSKKTSVKSYTTNCVNNSIRIEENKYLVLPKLKKIKLKYHREIPKDYKIKSVTLTNSNGNYYVSVLTEFEKEIQKMPSNDKVIGLDFSMSELFVSSENQRADYPKYFKMLEKKLKKLQKSLSRKVKFSKNWYKQKAKISKLHEYIKNCRRDFLHKLSKKLSEAYNTVAIEDLNMKGMSQALNFGKSVGDNGWGTFLRMLEYKLMFSGKQFLKIDKWFPSSKTCSKCGNVKEELKLSERSYKCECCGIEIDRDYNAALNIKNIGKEMMEY, from the coding sequence ATGAAATATAATTTAGCATTCAAATACAGAATTTATCCAAATAAAGATCAGGAACTATTGATAAACAAGACTTTTGGATGTGTTCGTTTTGTTTACAATACAATTTTGTACACTGCGAATAAAATTTATGAAGAAACTGGAAAAAATAAAATAATTACACCTGCCAGTTTGAAAAGTGGAAATCAATTTTTGAAAGAAGTAGACAGTCTGGCACTTTCAAATGCTCAATTGAATGTAAGACGATCGTTTACGAATTTCTTTCAGAAGAGAGCGAAGTTTCCAAAGTTCAAATCTAAAAAGACTAGTGTTAAAAGTTATACGACAAATTGTGTGAATAATTCAATACGAATTGAGGAAAACAAATATTTGGTTTTGCCAAAATTGAAAAAAATTAAATTAAAATATCATAGAGAAATACCGAAGGATTACAAGATAAAGTCAGTAACATTGACAAACAGTAATGGAAATTATTATGTTTCTGTCTTGACGGAATTTGAAAAAGAAATTCAAAAAATGCCAAGTAATGATAAAGTAATTGGACTTGATTTTTCAATGTCTGAATTATTTGTCAGTTCTGAAAACCAAAGGGCTGATTATCCAAAATATTTTAAGATGTTGGAGAAAAAATTGAAAAAATTACAAAAATCATTATCAAGGAAAGTAAAATTTTCTAAAAATTGGTATAAGCAAAAAGCGAAAATATCAAAATTGCATGAATATATCAAAAATTGTCGAAGAGATTTTTTACATAAATTATCGAAAAAATTGTCTGAAGCGTATAATACTGTGGCTATTGAGGATTTGAATATGAAAGGGATGAGCCAGGCATTAAATTTTGGGAAAAGTGTAGGAGATAATGGGTGGGGAACGTTTTTGAGAATGCTTGAGTATAAACTGATGTTTTCAGGGAAACAATTTTTGAAAATAGATAAGTGGTTTCCGTCATCGAAAACTTGTAGTAAATGTGGAAACGTTAAAGAGGAACTGAAATTATCAGAAAGAAGTTATAAATGTGAGTGCTGTGGAATTGAAATTGATAGAGATTACAATGCGGCATTGAATATAAAAAACATTGGAAAAGAAATGATGGAATATTAG
- a CDS encoding phosphomevalonate kinase, translating to MQKNKIITNQTCGKLYIAGEYSILTAGQSAIIKNISIFMTSKINFADKYTIFSDMFDYAITLEQTAFDKKTSQNFDKNYSLICETITVINEYLKFQNLEIKPFNLEINGKMEIDNKKLGIGSSGSVVVLTIKSVLSLYNLQVSKEILFKLSSYVLLKRGDNGSMGDIACISYENLIFYRSFDRKKISDLIKIETLENVLKTNWNYEISELQFNKNNLNCNFLVGWTKEPAISSNLINIVKSSIDENFLKNVENIVQDLKIAIKNGDKPMIKKCINENGKLLQNLNENIYSKKLVKLVNSAQKLDICAKSSGAGGGDCGIALSFNKNDTKTIIDRWEKFGIELLYAEKL from the coding sequence ATGCAAAAAAATAAAATAATAACTAACCAAACTTGCGGAAAGCTCTATATCGCTGGAGAATATTCAATTCTAACAGCTGGACAAAGTGCAATCATAAAAAACATAAGCATTTTTATGACTTCAAAAATAAATTTTGCTGATAAATACACAATTTTTTCAGATATGTTTGATTATGCTATAACTCTTGAACAAACGGCTTTCGATAAAAAAACTTCACAAAATTTTGATAAAAATTATTCACTCATCTGTGAAACAATAACTGTTATAAATGAATATTTAAAATTCCAAAACTTGGAAATCAAGCCTTTTAATCTGGAAATTAATGGAAAAATGGAAATAGATAACAAAAAACTAGGAATTGGCTCAAGCGGAAGTGTTGTCGTTTTAACAATAAAATCCGTTTTAAGTCTATACAATCTGCAAGTTTCAAAGGAAATACTTTTCAAGCTGTCTTCCTATGTGCTGCTAAAACGTGGAGATAACGGCTCTATGGGCGATATAGCATGTATTTCCTATGAAAACTTAATTTTTTATAGATCTTTTGATAGAAAAAAAATTAGTGATTTAATAAAAATCGAAACTCTGGAAAATGTTCTAAAAACTAACTGGAATTACGAAATTTCCGAACTTCAGTTTAACAAAAACAATTTAAATTGTAATTTTTTAGTCGGCTGGACAAAGGAACCTGCTATTTCTAGTAATTTAATAAACATTGTAAAAAGTTCCATTGATGAAAACTTTTTGAAAAATGTAGAAAATATTGTACAAGATTTGAAAATTGCCATAAAAAATGGAGATAAGCCAATGATAAAAAAATGCATTAATGAAAATGGGAAATTACTTCAAAACTTAAATGAAAATATTTATAGCAAAAAATTAGTAAAATTAGTAAACTCTGCTCAAAAACTGGATATTTGTGCCAAAAGTAGCGGTGCTGGCGGCGGAGATTGTGGAATTGCCCTTTCCTTTAATAAAAATGATACAAAAACTATTATCGACAGATGGGAAAAATTCGGAATTGAATTGCTGTATGCTGAAAAATTATAA